From the Bdellovibrio reynosensis genome, one window contains:
- a CDS encoding HD-GYP domain-containing protein, which translates to MDYVSIRVSTLRGDQKIDFNAYIKINEKMVLYLRRGDSFEGDRLKRLVDKKLRKMYILSAEELNYRGYLQRNIEGAYDDNSKNDLKTRAEIIQGSQQSNVEEVFENPENVEAYNYAKDSAGKYVNFITTNAQAVSNILNIDNADKNIAHHGVTVSTLSVALAQKLGITDSKKMQLLTLGALLHDYGHQGSALNVNQPLDKMSASDKDMWQKHPVDGAHKVRDKKHFDTSVINIIAQHEETINGSGPQGLKEKDQDPLAMIVSSANALDRLITFENVAKNEAAKKLMLDHVGKHPLQHIQFLGEIIKGV; encoded by the coding sequence ATGGATTATGTTTCTATTCGTGTAAGCACTCTCAGAGGCGATCAGAAAATTGATTTTAATGCTTACATTAAGATCAACGAGAAAATGGTACTTTACCTTCGTCGTGGGGACAGCTTTGAGGGCGATCGTTTAAAACGTCTCGTAGACAAAAAACTTCGAAAAATGTACATCCTTTCTGCCGAGGAATTGAACTATCGCGGTTACCTTCAACGCAATATCGAAGGCGCTTATGATGACAATTCAAAAAACGATTTAAAAACCCGCGCAGAAATCATTCAAGGGTCCCAACAAAGCAATGTCGAAGAAGTTTTTGAAAATCCAGAAAACGTGGAAGCGTATAATTACGCGAAAGACTCTGCTGGCAAATACGTCAACTTTATTACTACGAATGCTCAAGCCGTCTCTAATATTCTGAACATTGATAATGCTGATAAAAACATTGCCCATCATGGGGTTACAGTAAGTACGCTTTCTGTGGCTTTAGCTCAGAAACTGGGAATCACCGATAGCAAGAAAATGCAGCTACTAACCTTAGGCGCGCTATTGCATGATTATGGCCATCAAGGCTCAGCTTTGAACGTGAATCAGCCATTGGATAAAATGTCTGCGAGCGATAAAGACATGTGGCAGAAACACCCTGTCGACGGCGCACATAAGGTTCGCGACAAGAAACACTTTGATACTTCAGTCATTAACATCATTGCGCAGCATGAAGAGACAATTAATGGATCTGGCCCCCAAGGACTTAAAGAAAAAGATCAAGATCCATTGGCAATGATCGTTTCGTCAGCGAATGCTTTGGACCGTTTGATTACTTTTGAAAACGTGGCGAAAAACGAAGCCGCAAAAAAGTTGATGTTGGATCACGTGGGTAAACATCCACTGCAACACATTCAATTTTTAGGTGAAATTATCAAAGGGGTTTAG
- a CDS encoding chemotaxis protein CheX — MSAAPTPMNPLFDKRLITAFVNGVQRTLKEIASTDATPGKPFIEPTFAPKGDIAGMVGMVAPPMKGSLIISFKKQTIFAIIENMLGEKYEEITPEVSDAVGELTNMIYGCAKTSLNELGYKFEMAIPTVISGTFNITHAEKGATLVIPFNVTDGSTFHVEIMVQQ; from the coding sequence ATGTCTGCTGCTCCAACTCCAATGAACCCCCTCTTTGATAAACGCCTTATCACGGCTTTTGTAAATGGAGTTCAAAGAACATTAAAAGAGATTGCTTCCACAGATGCTACTCCCGGCAAGCCTTTCATCGAACCAACATTTGCGCCTAAGGGTGACATCGCTGGTATGGTGGGAATGGTGGCTCCTCCTATGAAGGGAAGCTTGATCATCTCTTTCAAAAAACAAACGATCTTCGCAATCATCGAAAACATGCTTGGCGAAAAATACGAAGAGATCACTCCGGAAGTTTCTGACGCTGTCGGTGAACTTACGAACATGATCTATGGTTGCGCTAAGACCAGCCTGAACGAACTTGGTTATAAGTTTGAAATGGCTATTCCTACGGTGATCTCCGGAACTTTCAATATCACCCACGCTGAAAAAGGTGCCACTCTTGTCATTCCATTTAATGTGACAGACGGTTCAACTTTCCACGTGGAGATCATGGTTCAGCAATAA
- a CDS encoding RDD family protein: protein MDKVFVPSTWKRLIAHFIDQMIRVIFYLPFIKVFYLLIFTDDEVHISFLQLGLFLLIPAIYEMVFLMMMQATPGKWLLGLKVVPFNNPYEKLDWQQCVLRPLVQRLSLFFSLAIYALAFFRYDRTHLADWVAETRVVQFNPRINRPRIRWFVGTLFLLFYIYEGIISAQGFLKTVDFKTKTLNVRALVDTEALDELMEQRESGF, encoded by the coding sequence ATGGATAAGGTTTTTGTTCCCAGCACGTGGAAGCGCCTGATTGCGCATTTTATCGATCAAATGATCCGCGTGATTTTTTATCTTCCGTTTATCAAAGTGTTTTATCTTTTGATTTTTACCGATGACGAAGTTCATATTTCATTTTTGCAGCTAGGTTTATTTTTATTGATCCCTGCCATCTATGAGATGGTCTTTTTGATGATGATGCAGGCGACACCCGGAAAGTGGCTTTTAGGGTTGAAGGTTGTCCCTTTTAATAACCCTTATGAAAAGCTTGATTGGCAACAATGTGTTCTGCGCCCACTTGTGCAGCGTCTGAGCCTGTTTTTTTCCCTGGCGATTTATGCATTAGCGTTCTTTAGATATGATCGCACCCATTTGGCTGACTGGGTGGCGGAAACACGGGTGGTGCAGTTTAATCCGCGCATCAATCGCCCGCGTATCCGTTGGTTTGTGGGAACATTATTTTTGCTTTTCTATATTTACGAAGGAATCATCTCGGCCCAAGGTTTCTTGAAGACGGTGGATTTTAAGACTAAAACTTTAAATGTGCGCGCTTTGGTTGATACAGAAGCTTTAGATGAGCTGATGGAACAAAGGGAATCAGGCTTTTAG
- a CDS encoding helix-turn-helix domain-containing protein, whose amino-acid sequence MLRDVLIQKGLSNREAEVAELVSKGLSNKEVANQLFVTEKTVKFHLTNIYKKMNVKSRAQLIVWCLPHLGFVETEVRAEGNNQNAGAAQAFNNNATQTIPAGSATVAGTTTLPGGGLNRGGNSDIGMGGI is encoded by the coding sequence ATGCTCAGAGATGTCCTGATTCAAAAAGGTCTTTCAAACAGAGAGGCAGAAGTTGCTGAACTTGTTTCAAAGGGCTTGTCCAACAAGGAAGTTGCGAACCAGCTTTTTGTTACTGAAAAAACAGTAAAATTTCACCTTACTAACATTTATAAAAAAATGAATGTGAAGTCTCGTGCACAATTGATCGTTTGGTGCTTACCTCACCTTGGCTTCGTTGAAACCGAAGTTCGCGCTGAAGGTAACAACCAAAACGCGGGTGCAGCACAAGCATTCAATAACAATGCGACTCAAACTATCCCTGCGGGATCTGCGACAGTTGCAGGAACAACGACTCTTCCAGGTGGCGGATTAAACCGTGGTGGTAATTCTGACATTGGTATGGGTGGCATCTAG
- a CDS encoding formimidoylglutamase: MSWFHPIDKHLLFTKNDKEDPRLGECVQVLHKGDLSQLSLHDYDFAIIGFPDDEGISLNGGRPGAQQAPREIRTYLYKMTPHLQSTTLPKILDIGDLVDKEKKIGERHEKARETTRTIAQSGKRWISLGGGHDYGYCDGAGFLDVFKNDAVLINFDAHMDVRPTDKGFNSGTPFHRVLSEFNGQVDFAEVGIQNQCNSKAHIKWAEDKGASIFTLDHINEQGLQKTLQQYMQGKEQKKVFLSVDIDAFTSSEAPGCSQSWTTGLFTKDFLVSLNWLIANFDVRGVGIYEVSPPLDQDNRTSKLAALILHNYIFNSLRKA, encoded by the coding sequence ATGAGCTGGTTTCATCCCATCGACAAACATCTTCTTTTCACCAAAAACGATAAAGAAGATCCACGTCTTGGTGAATGCGTCCAGGTCCTTCATAAGGGCGACCTGTCTCAACTCTCTCTACACGACTACGACTTCGCCATCATCGGCTTTCCCGATGACGAAGGTATTTCGCTTAATGGCGGCCGGCCAGGCGCTCAACAAGCTCCCCGTGAAATTCGCACTTATCTTTACAAAATGACTCCTCACTTACAGTCGACAACTCTTCCAAAAATTTTGGATATTGGCGATTTGGTGGATAAAGAAAAGAAAATTGGCGAACGCCACGAAAAGGCCCGCGAAACCACAAGAACTATCGCCCAGTCTGGCAAACGCTGGATTTCTTTAGGTGGGGGTCATGACTATGGTTACTGCGATGGCGCTGGCTTTCTAGATGTCTTTAAGAACGATGCTGTCTTGATCAATTTTGATGCCCACATGGATGTTCGCCCGACTGATAAGGGCTTTAACTCTGGCACTCCTTTTCATCGCGTGCTTTCAGAATTTAACGGCCAAGTGGACTTTGCGGAAGTTGGCATTCAAAACCAGTGCAACAGCAAAGCGCACATCAAGTGGGCCGAAGATAAAGGCGCTAGCATCTTTACTTTGGATCACATCAATGAACAGGGACTGCAAAAAACTTTGCAACAGTATATGCAAGGCAAAGAGCAGAAAAAAGTTTTCCTTAGTGTCGACATTGATGCTTTCACTTCTAGTGAAGCTCCTGGCTGCAGCCAATCTTGGACGACGGGGCTCTTCACCAAAGATTTCTTAGTTTCTTTAAATTGGTTGATTGCCAATTTTGATGTGCGTGGAGTCGGTATCTATGAAGTGTCGCCCCCTTTAGACCAAGACAATCGCACCAGCAAATTGGCTGCGTTGATCCTGCATAACTATATCTTTAATTCTCTTCGTAAGGCCTAG
- a CDS encoding CCA tRNA nucleotidyltransferase, translated as MSKVQELLESHPHWPAVKAIYHKLDSHGYKAFLAGGCVRDALLSIPANDLDVATDATPDQIEALFDKTVNVGKVFGVMRVLQDGADIEVATFRTDGTYADGRRPDEVHFSSPEEDAKRRDFTVNALFYDLAQNKVLDFVQGQEDLKAHTLRTVGIAEQRFKEDHLRLLRAARFVAQLDFTLENKTYLALQTMAAEVKTVSGERLRDEMIKLLKSKAVAKGLKIMSDSGLLRHLFPFRERDNSWQGTFGGTEDWQLLSLFFRKAEIQEVQSSLQMLRLSTKDLRAILRAWTTFQRPEEFLHLRLGLQLQAMQDPGIAFVFEVLIQEQHAKAAEMKNLLQAYKTLGTLPAPLLTGEDVKGHLQGKSIGICLTEAYCLQLESKITTRDSALNWLQDYLKKESNG; from the coding sequence ATGTCAAAGGTGCAAGAGCTTCTAGAATCCCATCCCCATTGGCCCGCGGTGAAGGCTATCTACCATAAACTGGATAGTCATGGCTACAAGGCCTTTTTAGCCGGGGGCTGCGTGCGCGATGCTTTGCTTTCCATTCCTGCCAATGACCTGGATGTGGCAACAGATGCGACTCCAGATCAAATAGAGGCCCTTTTTGATAAAACCGTGAACGTTGGTAAAGTTTTCGGGGTCATGCGGGTTTTGCAAGATGGAGCGGATATTGAGGTTGCCACCTTCCGCACCGATGGCACCTATGCTGATGGGCGCCGCCCTGACGAAGTCCATTTTTCATCCCCTGAAGAAGATGCCAAACGCCGTGATTTTACCGTGAATGCTCTGTTCTACGATTTGGCGCAAAACAAGGTTTTGGATTTCGTACAAGGGCAAGAGGATCTTAAAGCGCACACCTTGCGCACGGTGGGAATTGCAGAGCAGAGATTTAAAGAAGATCACTTACGCTTGCTGCGGGCCGCTCGCTTTGTTGCGCAACTGGATTTTACTTTAGAAAATAAAACTTACCTAGCTTTGCAGACCATGGCAGCGGAAGTAAAGACAGTCAGTGGAGAGCGTTTAAGAGATGAAATGATCAAGCTTTTAAAGTCTAAAGCCGTAGCAAAGGGCTTAAAGATCATGTCGGATTCAGGCCTTCTTCGTCATCTATTTCCGTTTCGCGAAAGGGATAATTCTTGGCAGGGCACTTTCGGTGGCACTGAAGATTGGCAGCTATTGTCTTTGTTCTTTAGAAAAGCTGAAATTCAGGAAGTGCAAAGCAGTTTGCAGATGCTGCGTTTATCAACCAAAGATTTGCGTGCTATCTTAAGAGCATGGACAACGTTTCAACGACCTGAAGAGTTTTTGCATTTGCGTTTGGGCTTACAACTGCAAGCCATGCAAGACCCCGGTATCGCTTTTGTGTTTGAAGTTTTAATTCAAGAGCAACACGCAAAAGCTGCTGAAATGAAGAATCTTTTGCAAGCTTATAAGACCTTAGGAACTTTGCCTGCGCCGCTATTAACAGGTGAAGATGTGAAAGGCCATCTGCAAGGAAAGTCGATAGGAATTTGCCTGACTGAAGCTTACTGTTTGCAATTGGAATCTAAAATTACAACTCGTGATTCGGCACTGAATTGGTTGCAGGATTATTTAAAGAAAGAGTCAAATGGATAA
- a CDS encoding HD-GYP domain-containing protein: protein MSQAAVTVDILVGSSQDSFWNSVTAILKGYYPYQLKKFSDPSDMLDEDEATFDPLLALVDGQAGFDVTNEWVQSTKMKYPKARVIVLHAFQQPLDFNVLRKNGCDEIMHISFDREFISDMVLQLAPIEMTGDHIPITALMPVDLRDLDSEVEINFDVFVHLPANHRSVLIRKKGGLVEEKQLEKFHSLKQQMYIRKTEMKAFFEYARQVLTLRNGQFPISMTEKFHRTKKSIYEIMTQFFNNAPTDFQEGRIITEKCKGIIAELELCKDMNTDELAKEIFRYAGNSRSNYHDCICLAAYGAFFAQLLGWNAEKRENIAMAGLLHNIGLSQMHPTTAEKDFKQYTPEEKDQFHLYPDRSVIMVKSKKVPLNVETSEAIGQHRELCNGSGFPKKLNQQTMSDVSKLLSFAFRFHELTALQDKMQAATPLQALALLKENAVQGSGDVDLISATQIFKKLKA from the coding sequence ATGAGCCAGGCCGCAGTGACCGTCGACATTCTTGTCGGTTCTTCGCAAGATTCCTTCTGGAATTCGGTCACTGCCATACTTAAAGGGTACTATCCCTACCAACTTAAAAAATTCTCGGACCCCAGCGACATGCTGGACGAGGATGAAGCGACATTCGATCCCCTGCTTGCTTTGGTTGATGGACAAGCGGGCTTTGATGTCACGAATGAGTGGGTGCAATCCACAAAAATGAAATACCCAAAGGCCCGCGTGATCGTTTTGCACGCCTTTCAACAGCCGTTGGATTTCAACGTCCTTAGAAAAAATGGCTGTGACGAAATCATGCACATCTCTTTTGATCGCGAATTCATTTCAGACATGGTTTTGCAATTAGCACCCATTGAAATGACTGGGGATCACATCCCGATCACCGCTTTAATGCCAGTGGATTTGCGCGACTTGGATTCTGAGGTTGAAATCAACTTTGATGTTTTCGTCCATCTGCCTGCCAATCACCGCTCTGTCTTAATCAGAAAAAAAGGCGGATTAGTTGAAGAAAAGCAGCTTGAAAAATTCCATAGCCTAAAACAGCAAATGTACATTCGAAAAACAGAGATGAAAGCGTTTTTCGAATATGCTAGGCAGGTTTTGACTTTAAGAAATGGGCAATTTCCGATTTCGATGACGGAAAAGTTTCATCGCACTAAGAAGTCCATCTACGAAATCATGACTCAGTTTTTCAACAATGCGCCGACGGATTTCCAAGAGGGTCGCATCATTACTGAAAAGTGCAAAGGCATCATCGCCGAGCTTGAGCTGTGTAAAGATATGAACACTGACGAACTTGCTAAAGAGATCTTTCGCTATGCTGGCAACTCTCGCTCGAATTATCATGATTGTATTTGTCTAGCGGCCTATGGCGCCTTTTTTGCCCAGCTATTAGGTTGGAATGCTGAAAAACGCGAAAACATCGCTATGGCAGGATTACTTCACAATATTGGTCTTTCGCAAATGCATCCGACCACAGCTGAAAAAGATTTTAAACAGTATACGCCGGAAGAAAAGGATCAATTTCATCTTTACCCGGACCGTTCTGTGATAATGGTGAAAAGTAAAAAGGTTCCATTGAACGTGGAAACATCTGAAGCCATCGGTCAACACCGTGAACTGTGCAACGGTAGCGGATTCCCGAAGAAATTAAACCAACAAACCATGAGTGACGTTAGCAAACTTTTAAGTTTTGCCTTTCGTTTCCACGAACTGACGGCTCTTCAAGATAAGATGCAGGCAGCCACTCCCCTTCAGGCATTAGCTCTTTTAAAAGAAAATGCAGTTCAAGGCAGCGGAGACGTGGATCTAATTTCTGCCACACAAATTTTCAAAAAACTAAAAGCCTGA
- a CDS encoding acyl-CoA thioesterase has translation MTQLVLPSHTNSLGTIFGGTIMSWIDIAAAISAQRHSNREVVTASIDRLDFIAPVYTGWVVNLKASVNYTSRTSMEVGVRVDAENPKTGEVFHTASAYCTFVALGSNGKPSEIPELTLQTDDDKRRYEDAKKRREVRLANKAR, from the coding sequence ATGACTCAATTAGTACTTCCCTCACATACAAACTCTCTTGGAACTATTTTCGGTGGCACCATCATGTCTTGGATTGATATTGCCGCAGCCATCAGCGCCCAACGTCACTCAAACCGTGAAGTTGTCACGGCAAGTATTGATCGCTTGGATTTTATCGCTCCTGTTTACACGGGCTGGGTGGTGAACTTAAAAGCGAGTGTTAATTATACTTCTAGAACTTCAATGGAAGTCGGTGTTCGCGTGGATGCGGAAAACCCTAAGACAGGGGAGGTATTTCATACCGCTTCTGCTTATTGTACTTTCGTTGCTTTAGGATCAAACGGTAAGCCCAGTGAAATTCCAGAACTTACCTTGCAGACAGACGATGACAAACGTCGATACGAAGACGCAAAGAAACGTCGCGAAGTGCGGCTTGCAAACAAAGCTAGATAA
- a CDS encoding response regulator has protein sequence MFPTSTRFLVVDDFSTMRKIIKKVLLELGYTNVQEADDGKTALPMIQAAHDAGQPFEFIISDWNMPGMQGIDLLKNCKMDPRFKSVPFMLVTAESEQKHILEAAKAGVSDYVVKPFNSATLKGKLERCWAKHNSPVTKTA, from the coding sequence ATGTTTCCCACAAGTACACGTTTTTTAGTCGTCGATGACTTCTCAACTATGCGAAAAATCATCAAAAAAGTGCTTTTGGAGCTTGGTTATACCAACGTCCAGGAGGCCGATGATGGCAAAACGGCCCTGCCCATGATCCAGGCTGCCCATGATGCAGGCCAGCCTTTTGAATTTATTATTTCAGATTGGAACATGCCTGGAATGCAGGGCATCGACCTTTTAAAGAACTGCAAAATGGATCCTCGATTTAAGTCAGTTCCATTCATGCTCGTCACAGCTGAATCTGAGCAAAAACATATTCTTGAAGCAGCCAAAGCCGGCGTTTCTGATTACGTGGTGAAACCATTTAATTCAGCAACTCTGAAAGGCAAGCTTGAGAGATGTTGGGCAAAACACAATTCACCAGTAACTAAGACCGCATAG
- the hflX gene encoding GTPase HflX has translation MTNQAHVTAQDRAIVIGVGLKSEPLSEIKENLFELEELVSAAGGEVVGSIIQVLPQWNPATLIGTGKVEEVAEMVRDSGANIVVMDHQLSGVQQRNLAQIVKARVIDRNQLILDIFAQRAQTFEGKLQVELAQLLDQMPRMVGAWLESLSRQGGGIGTRGPGETALENDRRRIRERVAIIKNKLEGVRKNRAQHRQSRRRHEIPSFALIGYTNSGKSSILNKLTGAQVLAKNQVFATLDPTTRKIFLPDGPPAVVTDTVGFIRKLPTQLIEAFKATLEESSEADVLLHVIDLSSPNMERQVEVVEALIKEFNWADKKIIHVYNKCDVAPLERQFRVKHYPRVFVSALTGQGMEQLKKLMATTVSEMQTDVQLYFPRSEEYKIFDLGREANIIRKETATEGTVCYTQLTPALINRWKDYLVK, from the coding sequence TTGACTAATCAAGCCCATGTAACAGCCCAGGATAGAGCGATCGTAATCGGTGTCGGATTAAAATCTGAGCCCCTCAGTGAGATCAAAGAAAATCTTTTCGAACTTGAGGAACTTGTATCTGCCGCCGGAGGCGAAGTCGTAGGTTCGATTATCCAAGTCCTTCCCCAATGGAATCCCGCCACCTTAATCGGCACCGGAAAAGTTGAAGAAGTTGCTGAAATGGTTCGCGATAGCGGTGCTAATATCGTCGTGATGGACCACCAACTTTCAGGCGTGCAACAAAGAAACTTAGCTCAAATAGTTAAAGCCCGCGTGATTGATCGCAATCAATTGATCTTGGATATTTTCGCGCAACGTGCACAGACCTTTGAAGGAAAACTTCAAGTGGAACTTGCACAGCTTCTGGATCAAATGCCCCGCATGGTCGGTGCTTGGTTAGAATCCTTATCACGCCAAGGTGGTGGTATCGGCACCCGAGGTCCCGGTGAAACGGCCTTAGAAAATGACCGTCGCCGTATTCGCGAAAGAGTCGCGATCATTAAGAACAAACTTGAAGGTGTTCGTAAAAATCGCGCGCAACACAGACAATCCCGTCGCCGCCACGAAATTCCATCGTTTGCTTTGATTGGTTATACCAACTCTGGAAAAAGCTCGATTTTAAATAAGCTCACGGGTGCCCAGGTCTTAGCGAAAAACCAAGTGTTTGCAACCTTGGATCCAACAACAAGAAAGATCTTCTTACCGGATGGACCGCCTGCTGTCGTGACCGACACCGTAGGATTCATTCGCAAACTTCCTACGCAATTGATTGAAGCCTTTAAAGCAACACTTGAAGAATCGTCAGAAGCTGATGTTTTACTTCACGTCATCGACCTATCGTCCCCGAATATGGAACGCCAAGTCGAAGTAGTTGAAGCTTTGATTAAAGAATTCAACTGGGCCGATAAGAAGATCATCCATGTTTATAATAAGTGTGATGTCGCACCTTTAGAACGCCAATTTAGAGTGAAGCACTACCCTAGAGTATTCGTGAGCGCGCTTACTGGCCAGGGCATGGAACAGCTTAAAAAGCTTATGGCGACCACTGTGAGCGAGATGCAAACCGACGTGCAACTCTACTTCCCACGCTCTGAAGAATACAAAATCTTTGATTTGGGACGCGAGGCTAACATTATCCGAAAAGAAACAGCGACGGAAGGAACAGTTTGCTACACGCAACTCACCCCGGCTCTGATCAACCGCTGGAAAGATTATCTGGTTAAATAA
- a CDS encoding creatininase family protein codes for MSMNLQEKTWVQVEEYLKSNKHIIVPVGSTEQHGPTGLIGIDYLSSWEIAKAVGEKTKTMVAPPLCFGMAVHHMAFPGTISFSPITYIQVITEIIQSLGKHGFSKFTFINGHGGNIAPLTSAFCQAKQDKETFDIKLFNWWHLPEVTAYESKVFGNENGFHATCGEISVTMYTHPEAYQEIPAMSFQPTKDRPHWPMAPKEFREAFPDGRMGSNPSLCTPEHGKMLFNLAVDSICQKLE; via the coding sequence ATGTCGATGAATCTGCAAGAAAAAACCTGGGTGCAAGTTGAAGAATATCTAAAATCTAACAAACACATCATCGTTCCCGTGGGATCCACGGAACAACACGGCCCTACGGGACTCATCGGTATCGATTACCTTTCATCATGGGAAATTGCGAAAGCTGTCGGCGAAAAAACAAAAACCATGGTAGCTCCGCCACTGTGTTTTGGAATGGCCGTTCATCACATGGCTTTCCCGGGAACCATCAGCTTTTCACCGATCACTTACATCCAAGTGATCACTGAAATCATACAAAGCTTGGGAAAGCATGGTTTCAGCAAATTTACTTTCATCAACGGCCATGGCGGCAATATCGCGCCATTGACTTCCGCTTTCTGCCAAGCCAAACAAGACAAAGAAACTTTTGATATTAAATTATTCAACTGGTGGCATTTACCAGAAGTGACTGCTTACGAAAGCAAAGTTTTTGGTAACGAAAATGGTTTCCACGCTACTTGCGGCGAAATCTCTGTGACAATGTACACTCACCCTGAAGCGTACCAAGAAATTCCCGCGATGAGCTTTCAACCAACCAAAGATCGCCCGCATTGGCCAATGGCTCCAAAAGAGTTTCGCGAAGCCTTTCCCGATGGAAGAATGGGTTCAAATCCCAGCCTGTGCACGCCCGAACACGGCAAAATGCTATTTAATTTAGCAGTTGACTCTATCTGTCAAAAGCTCGAGTAG
- the queG gene encoding tRNA epoxyqueuosine(34) reductase QueG yields MTPQEIKSLIDENLEDLGFSHFGFTALDKPLSFEFYKSWIAEGLHGDMKYLEDHAPIKEDPTSKWPRAQSALVFAIPYYPHPEKKTDFPIKNARVSLYAQGMDYHFWFKERMLSVCKSLQEIFPAEEFLPFTDSSPVLERDLAKRAGLGWVGKNTCLIHPKKGSLFFIGEIYTSLQLKTEIEPLPDFCGTCTRCIDICPTGALLEPKRMDARKCISYLTIESRQVPAEELRPMIGDWFFGCDLCQTVCPWNQKVFKGQLNIDKVLSLDSSSESLLADDLKYILSSSGKKLTKDFNGTPLARAGSFGLKRNALIVVANRKLKNLSEEVKALLEHEKLGELAQWTLKKLADDNV; encoded by the coding sequence GTGACGCCACAGGAGATAAAATCTCTGATTGATGAAAATCTGGAAGATTTGGGTTTTTCCCATTTCGGCTTCACGGCATTGGACAAACCTTTAAGTTTTGAATTTTATAAAAGTTGGATCGCCGAAGGACTTCATGGCGATATGAAATACCTAGAAGACCACGCCCCGATCAAAGAAGATCCTACAAGCAAATGGCCTCGGGCCCAAAGCGCATTGGTTTTCGCCATCCCCTACTATCCACATCCAGAAAAGAAGACCGATTTCCCGATAAAGAATGCGCGAGTTAGTTTGTATGCCCAAGGGATGGACTACCATTTCTGGTTTAAAGAAAGAATGCTTTCTGTTTGTAAAAGCCTTCAGGAAATTTTTCCGGCAGAGGAATTTTTGCCATTTACCGATAGCAGTCCCGTGCTTGAAAGGGATTTAGCAAAAAGAGCCGGCCTTGGCTGGGTGGGGAAAAACACCTGTCTGATCCATCCGAAAAAAGGCAGTCTGTTTTTCATCGGCGAAATTTACACTTCTTTGCAGCTTAAAACCGAGATCGAACCGCTTCCTGATTTTTGCGGCACCTGCACTCGATGTATTGATATTTGCCCGACCGGCGCACTTTTAGAGCCTAAAAGGATGGATGCACGAAAATGTATTTCCTATTTAACCATTGAATCCCGCCAAGTTCCTGCCGAAGAACTGCGTCCCATGATCGGTGATTGGTTTTTTGGTTGCGACCTTTGCCAAACCGTCTGCCCTTGGAATCAAAAAGTTTTTAAAGGGCAATTAAACATCGACAAAGTACTTTCTTTAGACAGTTCAAGTGAATCTTTACTAGCGGATGACCTAAAGTACATCCTTAGCTCTTCAGGGAAAAAACTAACCAAGGATTTTAACGGTACTCCGCTTGCACGGGCAGGTTCTTTTGGTTTAAAGCGCAATGCCTTGATTGTCGTGGCAAATCGCAAATTAAAGAATCTTTCAGAAGAAGTTAAGGCATTACTTGAACATGAAAAACTGGGCGAACTCGCCCAGTGGACTTTAAAAAAATTGGCTGACGATAACGTCTAA